One window of Pseudacidobacterium ailaaui genomic DNA carries:
- a CDS encoding glycoside hydrolase family 3 C-terminal domain-containing protein, translating to MKTNSVLLCFLLVLTGAIAGHCQSNVKQAPYLDPSLPAQRRAADLVSRMTLEEKVSQMQNHAVAIPRLGVPEYDWWSEALHGVARAGYATVFPQAIGLAATWDTELEHRVASLISTEARAKFNEAQLQGDHSIYRGLDFWSPNINIFRDPRWGRGQETYGEDPFLTGQMGAAFIRGMQGDDPKIFKTIATAKHYAVHSGPESTRHKANIDPSAHDLQDTYLPAFRMAVIDAKVDSIMCAYNSVHDSPACASQFLLDETLRKKWGFEGYVVSDCGAISDFFSADGHHFSLDAAHASAEAVKAGDDLSCGSEYASLINAVHQHLIDEKTIDQAVERLFTARFKLGLFDPPGSNPFSRISPGEYATAEHAKLALQAAQESIVLLKNDTHTLPLSGRVKKIAVIGPNAESILALEGNYNGVPLYPVTPLAGIVQKFTNAKVLYAQGSPLVSELPVVVPSYVFRDKNGKVGGLTAEYFANADFSGPAVIQRDAHIDFDWNRVAPVPIRAAKSFSVRWSGSFQPLAPGDVTFTVQPGRCEPYCAAPYAYSVFVDGKEAAHVINDHPRHKNQPLTFTVHFNDANPHPFQMEYARQSVDYGAGITLQWRPDEVQLRQQAVDLAKQADVVVAFLGLSSEVEGEEMPVHVPGFSEGDRTDIALPAVQSALLKDVAATGKPLIVVLLNGSALAVDWAQQHAAAILEAWYPGEAGGAAIADVLSGDANPAGRLPVTFYQSVDQLPPFDDYRMEGRTYRYFRQKPLFGFGYGLSYATFRYKDLRLSSVKLRAGSALQASISLENTSNIAGDEVAELYITPPPAPGAPNHWLAGFQRVHLGPHETKQLTFNIDARDLSMVDENGHRAVQAGNYKVFVGGAQPGDAASGAEQHLTIVGSQNIQ from the coding sequence ATGAAGACCAATTCCGTCCTTCTCTGCTTCTTGCTCGTCCTCACAGGGGCCATTGCTGGCCATTGCCAGTCTAACGTAAAGCAGGCCCCTTACCTTGATCCATCCTTGCCTGCGCAACGCCGCGCTGCTGATCTGGTTTCAAGGATGACGTTGGAAGAAAAGGTCTCACAGATGCAGAACCACGCTGTGGCCATCCCGCGACTAGGCGTCCCTGAATACGATTGGTGGAGTGAGGCCCTGCATGGGGTAGCTCGCGCAGGATATGCCACAGTGTTTCCGCAGGCCATTGGGCTGGCTGCTACCTGGGACACAGAACTGGAACACCGTGTAGCAAGCTTGATATCGACTGAAGCGCGCGCCAAATTCAACGAAGCACAACTCCAAGGTGACCATAGTATTTACCGCGGCCTCGACTTCTGGTCGCCTAATATCAATATTTTTCGTGATCCGCGCTGGGGGCGGGGACAGGAAACCTATGGCGAAGACCCGTTCCTGACAGGACAGATGGGTGCGGCCTTTATTCGCGGAATGCAGGGTGACGATCCGAAAATCTTCAAGACCATCGCCACGGCAAAACATTATGCGGTCCACAGCGGCCCGGAGTCCACACGACACAAAGCGAACATTGACCCTTCCGCTCATGATCTTCAGGACACTTATCTGCCAGCCTTTCGCATGGCGGTGATCGATGCAAAAGTGGATTCCATCATGTGCGCCTACAACAGCGTCCATGACTCTCCGGCCTGCGCCAGCCAGTTTTTGCTCGATGAGACCCTGCGGAAAAAGTGGGGCTTTGAAGGCTATGTGGTTTCTGACTGCGGAGCAATTAGTGACTTTTTCAGCGCCGATGGGCACCACTTTTCTCTCGACGCTGCCCATGCCTCAGCAGAGGCTGTGAAGGCTGGCGATGATCTAAGCTGCGGCTCAGAATACGCCTCACTGATCAACGCCGTGCACCAGCACCTGATTGATGAAAAAACAATCGACCAGGCCGTCGAACGGCTCTTTACCGCGCGTTTCAAACTGGGGCTGTTTGATCCTCCCGGATCAAACCCCTTCTCGCGCATTTCCCCCGGGGAATATGCTACTGCGGAACATGCAAAGCTTGCATTACAGGCTGCACAGGAATCCATTGTGCTATTAAAGAACGACACCCATACGCTACCGCTTTCTGGCAGGGTAAAGAAGATTGCGGTGATTGGCCCGAATGCAGAGTCGATCCTTGCGCTCGAAGGAAATTACAATGGCGTACCTTTATATCCGGTAACTCCGCTGGCCGGGATCGTGCAGAAGTTCACGAATGCAAAAGTGCTCTATGCACAGGGATCGCCGCTTGTGTCTGAGTTGCCGGTGGTTGTGCCAAGCTATGTCTTTCGCGACAAAAATGGTAAGGTCGGAGGACTCACGGCCGAGTATTTCGCAAATGCGGATTTCAGCGGACCTGCTGTCATCCAGCGCGATGCACACATTGATTTCGACTGGAACCGGGTAGCGCCCGTTCCGATACGAGCTGCGAAAAGCTTCAGTGTTCGCTGGAGCGGCAGTTTTCAACCGCTTGCACCAGGAGATGTAACCTTTACAGTGCAACCAGGGCGCTGCGAACCTTACTGTGCTGCTCCTTATGCCTACAGTGTTTTTGTAGATGGCAAAGAAGCCGCACATGTAATCAATGATCATCCTCGCCACAAGAATCAACCGCTTACCTTTACAGTCCACTTCAATGATGCAAATCCGCACCCATTTCAAATGGAGTATGCGCGTCAATCTGTTGACTATGGCGCAGGTATCACACTCCAATGGAGACCAGATGAAGTGCAATTGCGACAACAAGCGGTTGATCTGGCAAAACAGGCTGACGTTGTTGTGGCTTTTTTAGGTCTTTCCTCTGAGGTCGAAGGCGAGGAAATGCCGGTGCATGTTCCTGGATTTTCTGAAGGCGATCGCACCGACATCGCCCTCCCTGCGGTGCAAAGCGCATTACTCAAAGATGTTGCTGCAACAGGAAAGCCTCTCATTGTAGTACTGCTGAATGGCAGTGCTCTTGCGGTAGATTGGGCACAGCAACATGCCGCGGCTATTTTGGAAGCATGGTATCCGGGAGAGGCTGGAGGAGCAGCCATCGCTGATGTTCTGAGTGGGGACGCAAATCCAGCGGGCAGACTACCGGTAACGTTTTATCAATCTGTAGATCAATTGCCTCCATTTGATGATTACAGAATGGAAGGTCGCACCTACCGCTATTTTCGCCAAAAGCCGCTCTTTGGATTTGGCTATGGACTGAGCTATGCAACATTTAGATACAAAGATTTACGCCTTTCATCAGTAAAATTGAGAGCTGGCAGCGCGCTTCAGGCCAGCATAAGCCTTGAGAACACCAGCAACATAGCCGGAGATGAGGTGGCGGAACTGTACATTACACCACCGCCGGCACCCGGTGCCCCTAACCACTGGCTGGCTGGATTTCAACGCGTGCATCTGGGGCCGCACGAAACAAAACAGCTCACCTTTAACATTGATGCGCGCGATCTCAGCATGGTAGATGAAAACGGCCACCGCGCTGTGCAAGCAGGCAATTACAAAGTATTTGTTGGCGGCGCACAGCCGGGAGACGCTGCTTCCGGCGCAGAACAGCACCTTACAATTGTAGGGTCGCAGAACATTCAGTAG
- a CDS encoding phosphoadenylyl-sulfate reductase, with protein sequence MSFEVPGLTEKVSAARRLIAESVTKSVTECVTCSFQAEDMVVLHMVRSIFPAVPVLFLDTGYHFSETYTYRDQMTEAWNLNLINLLPEQTVAEQEARFGILHQTAPDQCCKLRKVGPLFSALEHYTKWFTGMRREQARTRANLQPVDHFKLPSGHELVKISPLAEWTTRDVWYYAQEHGIPLLPLYDRGYSSIGCEPCTSLPLDPEDPRSGRWAGRKTECGIHIQAQ encoded by the coding sequence ATGAGTTTTGAAGTCCCGGGCCTTACAGAAAAAGTCAGTGCTGCGCGTCGTCTGATTGCAGAAAGTGTAACAAAATCAGTTACTGAGTGCGTGACCTGTAGCTTTCAGGCAGAAGACATGGTTGTATTGCACATGGTGCGGTCCATCTTCCCGGCTGTGCCTGTGCTCTTTCTGGATACGGGCTATCACTTTTCTGAAACATATACATACCGTGACCAAATGACTGAAGCCTGGAACCTAAACCTCATCAACCTGTTGCCTGAACAGACCGTGGCTGAGCAGGAGGCCAGATTCGGCATTCTGCACCAGACCGCTCCTGACCAGTGCTGCAAGTTGCGCAAGGTTGGACCGCTCTTTTCTGCACTGGAGCATTACACAAAATGGTTCACGGGTATGCGGCGTGAGCAGGCCAGGACGCGCGCAAATCTGCAGCCTGTAGACCATTTCAAATTACCCAGCGGGCATGAGTTGGTCAAAATCAGTCCGCTTGCGGAATGGACGACCCGCGATGTCTGGTATTACGCACAGGAGCACGGCATTCCGCTTCTGCCGCTGTACGACAGGGGTTACTCAAGCATTGGCTGTGAACCGTGTACAAGCCTGCCTCTTGATCCCGAAGATCCGCGTTCAGGCCGCTGGGCCGGACGCAAAACAGAGTGCGGCATCCACATTCAGGCCCAATAA
- a CDS encoding sulfite exporter TauE/SafE family protein, translating into MELLFGFLIAFAIAITGVGAGTVTAPALVMFLHVPLPVAVGTALVYASIVKLIVVPVQIMRNQVVWKVLGMMLLGGLPGVLLGVLLFRHVVGHGHHAPLYFALGSIIVFASGLHFYKALRAKKDTPRRKERRRWLAVLMIPIGAELGFSSSGAGALGTVALLGFTNLSASEVVGTDLAFAMCLSILGGSLHLLAHTPDTTLLVKLLAGGVVGAITGTLIAPKLPHRQLRLVLTVWLFLIGLQFCYQAVHPSAAPAQPEKRVAVSAPMQNAMISR; encoded by the coding sequence ATGGAACTGCTCTTCGGCTTTCTCATCGCATTTGCCATCGCGATTACCGGCGTCGGGGCGGGTACGGTCACGGCCCCGGCTTTGGTCATGTTTCTGCATGTGCCGTTGCCTGTTGCCGTGGGAACTGCTCTTGTGTATGCGTCGATCGTAAAGCTGATCGTGGTCCCGGTCCAGATCATGCGCAACCAGGTGGTCTGGAAGGTGCTGGGAATGATGTTGCTGGGAGGCCTGCCGGGAGTCTTGCTTGGTGTGCTCCTCTTCCGCCATGTGGTGGGACATGGCCACCATGCCCCTCTATATTTTGCCTTGGGCAGCATCATTGTTTTCGCTTCAGGATTGCATTTTTATAAGGCCCTTCGTGCAAAAAAAGATACGCCCCGACGTAAGGAGCGCCGTCGCTGGCTTGCTGTTCTGATGATTCCTATTGGCGCTGAACTTGGTTTCTCCTCTTCTGGGGCGGGTGCTCTGGGAACCGTCGCCCTGCTTGGTTTTACCAATTTAAGTGCTTCAGAAGTCGTGGGTACAGATCTGGCTTTTGCCATGTGTCTTTCCATCCTTGGTGGTAGCCTGCATCTGCTGGCGCATACCCCAGACACTACGCTCTTGGTAAAGCTTCTTGCTGGAGGCGTGGTTGGGGCCATCACAGGCACCCTGATTGCTCCCAAGCTTCCACACAGGCAGTTAAGACTAGTGCTGACGGTATGGCTTTTCCTGATCGGGCTGCAATTCTGCTATCAGGCAGTGCATCCATCGGCTGCACCGGCGCAGCCCGAAAAGCGTGTTGCTGTCTCTGCTCCGATGCAAAATGCCATGATTTCTCGATAA
- a CDS encoding alpha-L-fucosidase translates to MAVRSLRPIVLSLLIAGMLAIVAHAQNFSSITPSPQQVAWQDMEIGVIIHFGTNTFLDREWGDGTADPSVFNPCCVDTDQWMKAARAAGARYAVLVAKHHDGFDLWPSAQTDYGVKSSPWMHGKGDLVRMASESARVNGLKFGIYLSPWDRHEPKYKDPIAYDEFYLKQLVELASGYGQLVEFWLDGAGSAGRTYDFEKIINELRTYQPNTMVFSDVGLFKFADLRWVGTEAGEISYENWNVVDRSGYLRWRPIEADTPLHKLHWFWHPNDQGSLKSVSELVDIYNKTVGHGGQLMLGIAPDNTGRLPEADVKRLQEFGEAIRQLYSHNLITEEHARPATSDEAAAFDNDPETFWSAPIGSHHATLEVTFPRPVTFDRALTMEWLNDGQHIQSYAIEIYKNGAWQRIVKGQAIGHKKIDIFKPVTTQRVRLNLLSTSSEAHVREFQLFADQGRIY, encoded by the coding sequence ATGGCTGTAAGGTCTTTGCGCCCAATTGTTTTGTCTTTGCTCATTGCCGGGATGCTTGCCATTGTTGCGCATGCCCAGAATTTCTCTAGTATTACGCCGAGCCCGCAGCAGGTTGCATGGCAGGACATGGAGATTGGTGTCATCATTCATTTTGGAACCAATACTTTTCTGGATCGTGAATGGGGTGACGGCACTGCGGACCCCAGCGTTTTCAATCCTTGCTGCGTCGACACAGACCAGTGGATGAAAGCAGCCAGGGCGGCCGGAGCCAGGTATGCCGTACTGGTGGCCAAGCATCATGACGGTTTTGATCTGTGGCCCAGCGCACAGACGGATTATGGTGTGAAGAGCAGTCCATGGATGCACGGAAAGGGTGACTTGGTTCGCATGGCCTCTGAGTCAGCTCGTGTGAACGGGCTGAAGTTTGGAATTTATCTCTCGCCCTGGGACCGCCATGAGCCCAAGTACAAAGACCCCATCGCCTACGATGAATTTTATCTGAAGCAACTGGTTGAACTGGCATCCGGTTATGGGCAGCTGGTCGAGTTCTGGTTAGATGGAGCAGGGAGCGCCGGCCGCACCTATGATTTTGAAAAGATCATCAATGAATTGCGTACCTATCAGCCGAATACGATGGTTTTTTCTGACGTGGGCCTGTTTAAATTCGCTGACCTGCGATGGGTTGGAACCGAAGCTGGCGAAATCTCCTATGAGAACTGGAACGTAGTGGATCGCAGTGGTTATCTGCGCTGGCGTCCGATTGAGGCCGACACCCCTTTGCATAAACTGCACTGGTTCTGGCATCCGAATGATCAAGGAAGTTTGAAAAGCGTGTCTGAACTGGTAGACATCTATAACAAAACAGTGGGACATGGCGGACAACTCATGCTAGGCATCGCTCCTGACAATACCGGACGGCTGCCGGAAGCTGATGTGAAGCGTTTACAGGAATTTGGCGAAGCCATTCGTCAGCTTTATAGCCACAATCTCATCACAGAAGAACATGCCCGTCCTGCAACATCGGATGAAGCAGCAGCATTTGACAATGATCCGGAGACATTTTGGTCTGCGCCAATCGGGTCGCATCATGCAACCCTTGAAGTTACATTTCCCAGGCCCGTAACCTTTGATCGCGCGCTCACCATGGAATGGTTAAATGATGGACAGCACATCCAGAGTTATGCCATTGAAATCTACAAAAATGGAGCATGGCAGCGTATTGTGAAGGGCCAGGCCATCGGGCATAAAAAAATAGACATCTTTAAGCCCGTAACTACCCAGCGGGTGCGCCTCAATCTGCTTTCGACAAGCAGTGAAGCGCATGTTCGGGAATTTCAGTTGTTTGCGGATCAAGGCCGCATCTACTGA